In a genomic window of Acidimicrobiales bacterium:
- the leuD gene encoding 3-isopropylmalate dehydratase small subunit produces the protein MEPVRVVAGTAVPLARSDVDTDQIIPSDWLKRVERTGFGAGLFAEWRDDRDFVLNRPEHAGATILVAGANFGTGSSREHAVWALQDYGFRAVVSSRFADIFRNNCTKGGLVPAEIDPDAGQALLAAVAADPALELTVDVERRTVSAPAAGIEAPFVLDDFTRDRLLAGMDDIDLTMRHDDAIATYEGRRPAWLPRTRTA, from the coding sequence ATGGAACCCGTACGCGTCGTCGCCGGTACCGCCGTCCCTCTGGCCCGGAGCGACGTCGACACCGACCAGATCATCCCCAGCGACTGGCTCAAGCGGGTCGAGCGCACGGGGTTCGGGGCGGGGCTGTTCGCCGAGTGGCGCGACGACCGCGACTTCGTGCTCAATCGGCCCGAGCACGCCGGCGCCACCATCCTCGTGGCCGGGGCCAACTTCGGTACCGGCTCGTCCCGGGAGCACGCCGTCTGGGCGCTGCAGGACTACGGGTTCCGGGCCGTGGTGTCATCCCGGTTCGCGGATATCTTTCGCAACAACTGCACCAAGGGAGGGCTGGTGCCGGCCGAGATCGATCCCGACGCCGGCCAGGCGCTGCTCGCCGCCGTCGCCGCTGACCCCGCCCTCGAGCTCACCGTCGACGTCGAGCGGCGGACCGTGTCGGCCCCCGCCGCCGGCATCGAGGCCCCCTTCGTCCTCGACGACTTCACCCGCGATCGGCTGCTGGCGGGGATGGACGACATCGACCTGACCATGCGCCACGACGACGCCATCGCCACCTACGAGGGTCGGCGCCCGGCCTGGCTGCCGCGGACGCGGACCGCCTAG
- a CDS encoding MlaD family protein: MTSRRVILNLVAFLTVSLGLTVYGTFVLLRDPFATRTTVKTVLPDTAGLIKGLTATSNGVTVGTVDSVKLNPGNHSVTVAVSLDPGKSLPGDVAASVIRANPLGEQSVDFVPQRGGTAPALASGATVPVAAVGTPPNVGDIINIADTLFNAIPKQDLTTAVHELAVTLAGRGQDLRTFTQSSLAFSQEFLNYQSQFQALLANSPPILNAVGNDGPQLQQAIANTVVLSQVLADHRFDTVHLFANGIRLGQTLGGLIANNEPNLACLLHDFGRITANTAEPANLNNLDTALATNQEFFGPVDALSPLGTTKGLYPGDPNHPQNWLRTYLILPPAQPSAVSYNPHHELPPVKPGAGCDTEFGPGAGPATQPGFQPTGGSTVIPPPTSESRVRGNETGDPNAVPAAYTRPAHTAAGGSGLVILGPALMALFLVTGFGLLGHRRRREA, from the coding sequence ATGACCTCCCGCCGCGTCATCCTCAACCTCGTCGCCTTCCTCACCGTGAGCCTGGGGCTCACCGTCTACGGGACGTTCGTCCTGCTGCGCGATCCCTTCGCCACCCGGACCACCGTGAAGACCGTGCTGCCGGACACGGCCGGTCTGATCAAGGGGCTGACGGCCACCAGCAACGGGGTCACGGTCGGCACGGTCGATTCGGTGAAGCTCAACCCCGGCAACCATTCGGTGACGGTGGCCGTGTCACTGGACCCGGGCAAGAGTCTCCCCGGCGACGTGGCCGCCAGCGTCATCCGAGCCAATCCCCTCGGTGAGCAGTCCGTCGACTTCGTCCCCCAGCGCGGGGGCACCGCACCTGCGCTGGCGAGCGGGGCCACGGTGCCAGTGGCCGCGGTCGGGACGCCACCCAACGTGGGCGACATCATCAACATCGCCGACACGCTGTTCAACGCCATCCCCAAGCAGGACCTCACCACGGCGGTCCACGAGCTCGCGGTCACCCTGGCGGGCCGCGGTCAGGACCTCCGCACCTTCACCCAGAGCAGTCTCGCCTTTTCCCAGGAGTTCCTGAACTACCAGTCCCAGTTCCAGGCCCTGCTCGCCAATTCCCCCCCGATCCTCAACGCGGTGGGCAACGACGGGCCTCAGCTGCAACAGGCCATCGCCAACACCGTCGTGCTGAGCCAGGTCCTCGCCGACCACCGCTTCGACACCGTCCACCTGTTCGCCAACGGCATCCGCCTCGGACAGACCCTGGGCGGGCTCATCGCCAACAACGAGCCCAACCTGGCCTGCCTTCTCCACGACTTCGGCCGGATCACGGCCAACACGGCCGAGCCGGCCAACCTGAACAACCTGGACACCGCCCTGGCCACCAACCAGGAGTTCTTCGGCCCCGTCGACGCCCTCTCGCCCCTGGGGACCACCAAGGGCCTGTACCCGGGCGATCCCAACCACCCCCAGAACTGGCTGCGGACCTACCTCATCCTTCCTCCGGCCCAGCCCAGCGCGGTCTCCTACAACCCGCACCATGAGCTGCCACCCGTCAAGCCAGGGGCGGGCTGCGACACCGAGTTCGGGCCCGGGGCGGGACCAGCAACGCAGCCTGGCTTCCAGCCGACTGGAGGCAGCACCGTCATTCCGCCCCCCACGAGCGAGTCCCGGGTGCGGGGCAACGAGACGGGCGATCCGAACGCGGTGCCGGCCGCCTACACGAGGCCAGCCCATACGGCGGCTGGTGGCTCGGGACTCGTCATCCTCGGGCCCGCACTGATGGCGTTGTTCCTGGTCACAGGGTTCGGTCTCCTTGGCCATCGCCGGCGCCGGGAGGCCTGA
- a CDS encoding MCE family protein, giving the protein MGPRPGRRSRRQIAAGVVVLGLAAGLSSCATSGSDMVSASATFPDIEATTSGTPVEMADVIIGHVTSTSVQGGQARLGLTFNRSAKVPADVTVEVTQDSLLGQNIVQLVPNTKDPHAPLLADGSTITQTRDVPGLEQLIKSGTDVFAGLSANQLASLIHEGAQAFGGQGPTLHRLIDDLTNVTAGYAGQTQTIQTLVNNLDQFSSVEAPAAQSQVQSIANLAQTTGVLNDQANRFADLLSSLSNLSEQSLGILNTYLPQIDNQFSALRSVTQAVADRQFDLGQLLQYTSQHNINVSGGIKNKFGQVLNDVIVCGVPGGGEQPNDPASSCHNVPGPPQS; this is encoded by the coding sequence ATGGGGCCCCGCCCGGGGAGGCGAAGCCGACGGCAAATCGCTGCGGGCGTCGTCGTCCTGGGTCTGGCCGCCGGGCTCAGCAGCTGCGCGACGAGCGGCTCGGACATGGTGTCGGCCAGCGCGACCTTCCCCGATATCGAGGCCACCACCAGCGGCACGCCGGTGGAGATGGCCGACGTCATCATCGGGCACGTCACGTCCACCAGCGTCCAGGGTGGCCAAGCCCGGCTCGGGCTCACGTTCAACCGGTCGGCCAAGGTGCCTGCCGATGTGACCGTCGAGGTGACCCAGGACTCGCTGCTGGGCCAGAACATCGTGCAGCTCGTGCCGAACACCAAGGACCCCCACGCCCCGCTGCTGGCCGACGGGTCGACGATCACCCAGACGCGCGACGTGCCCGGACTCGAGCAGCTGATCAAGTCCGGCACCGACGTCTTCGCCGGCCTGTCCGCCAACCAGTTGGCCTCGTTGATCCACGAGGGTGCGCAGGCCTTTGGTGGCCAGGGCCCGACCCTGCACCGGCTCATCGATGACCTGACGAACGTCACGGCCGGCTACGCGGGCCAGACCCAGACCATCCAGACCCTGGTCAACAACCTCGATCAGTTCAGCTCCGTCGAGGCCCCCGCCGCGCAGTCCCAGGTCCAGTCCATCGCCAACCTCGCCCAGACCACCGGTGTGCTCAACGACCAGGCCAACCGGTTCGCCGATCTGCTGTCCTCGCTGAGCAACCTGTCGGAGCAGAGCCTCGGCATTCTCAACACCTACCTGCCCCAGATCGACAACCAGTTCAGCGCCCTACGCTCGGTCACCCAGGCCGTGGCCGACCGACAGTTCGACCTGGGCCAGCTGCTCCAGTACACGTCGCAGCACAACATCAACGTCTCTGGAGGCATCAAGAACAAGTTCGGCCAGGTCCTCAACGACGTCATCGTCTGTGGCGTTCCCGGAGGAGGCGAGCAACCGAACGACCCGGCCTCCTCCTGCCACAACGTTCCGGGGCCTCCGCAGTCATGA
- a CDS encoding alpha/beta fold hydrolase — protein MNGDLDPPLLPPGRRVTLPGRGTTFVRELAGPPGAQTVILLHGWTVTADLNWFATYAPLARRFRVLALDQRGHGRGIRSWRPFRLEDCADDVAALAQVTGTDQAIIVGYSMGGPVAQLVWRRHPELVEGLVLCATSARFVRDPGERLLFASMMGLSVAARLAPAGLSRQVAGSFTRRRLDGTSLGWAVAELDRNDPAAVLQAGAAIGSYDAQAWIGSIDVPTAVILTTEDRVVDPLHQASLASAIPGATVHPVVGDHGVCAAQPRAFVPTLVEACELVARRASQPTAAP, from the coding sequence GTGAACGGAGACCTCGACCCACCGCTGTTACCGCCCGGGAGACGGGTGACGCTGCCGGGGAGGGGAACGACGTTCGTCCGGGAGCTGGCGGGGCCGCCAGGCGCGCAGACGGTGATTCTGCTCCACGGCTGGACGGTGACGGCCGACCTCAACTGGTTCGCAACCTACGCCCCATTGGCGAGGCGGTTCCGCGTGCTGGCGCTCGACCAGCGGGGCCACGGCCGGGGTATCCGGTCGTGGCGACCCTTTCGCCTGGAGGACTGCGCCGACGACGTGGCGGCCCTCGCCCAGGTCACGGGGACGGATCAGGCCATCATCGTCGGCTACTCGATGGGCGGCCCGGTGGCCCAGCTGGTCTGGCGCCGACACCCCGAGCTGGTCGAAGGGTTGGTGCTGTGCGCGACCAGCGCCCGGTTCGTGCGGGACCCCGGCGAGCGCCTGCTCTTCGCCAGCATGATGGGGCTGTCGGTGGCCGCCCGCCTGGCCCCAGCCGGACTGTCCCGTCAGGTCGCCGGCTCTTTCACCCGACGCCGACTCGACGGCACGAGCCTTGGCTGGGCCGTCGCCGAGCTCGACCGCAACGACCCGGCGGCCGTGCTCCAGGCCGGCGCCGCCATCGGTAGCTACGACGCCCAGGCCTGGATCGGCTCGATCGACGTGCCCACCGCCGTCATCCTCACCACTGAGGACCGCGTCGTGGACCCCCTCCATCAGGCCTCCCTCGCCAGCGCCATCCCCGGAGCGACGGTGCATCCGGTGGTAGGCGATCACGGGGTGTGCGCCGCTCAGCCGCGGGCGTTCGTGCCCACGCTCGTCGAGGCCTGCGAGCTGGTGGCCCGTCGGGCCAGCCAGCCCACCGCCGCTCCGTAG
- a CDS encoding transglycosylase family protein, with protein sequence MSVRGPVGAARRRATAAPLATRPPAPDPHSGAVHWGMSDLLRLAPLRALVGCALALMVLGTAAAINRFPVGAPAAYVGRLAPTHVVVVDPPPSPPPPPAPAAPPTTAPAPALAVSATPSTTTTTVRPKPPVLSRAATAGGVWAALRQCESGGNYQENTGNGFYGAYQFVWSTWSSMGYPGRPDQEPPAMQDQAAQRLQARSGWGQWPACSRKLGLS encoded by the coding sequence ATGTCCGTCCGGGGGCCAGTCGGCGCCGCCCGACGACGCGCCACGGCGGCGCCGCTGGCGACGCGTCCACCGGCACCCGACCCGCACTCAGGCGCCGTGCACTGGGGCATGTCCGACCTGCTCCGGCTGGCGCCGCTGCGGGCGCTGGTGGGGTGCGCGCTGGCCCTCATGGTGCTGGGAACCGCGGCGGCGATCAACCGCTTCCCGGTTGGCGCGCCAGCGGCGTATGTGGGCCGCCTCGCTCCGACCCACGTCGTCGTCGTCGACCCGCCTCCGTCACCGCCACCTCCTCCCGCGCCAGCAGCGCCACCGACCACCGCCCCCGCCCCTGCCCTGGCCGTCTCGGCCACCCCGTCGACCACCACGACCACCGTGCGACCCAAGCCCCCGGTGCTCTCCCGCGCGGCGACGGCGGGCGGCGTGTGGGCGGCGCTGCGCCAGTGCGAGTCGGGCGGCAACTACCAGGAGAACACCGGCAACGGCTTCTACGGCGCCTACCAGTTCGTCTGGTCGACGTGGTCGAGCATGGGCTATCCGGGTCGGCCCGACCAGGAGCCACCGGCGATGCAGGACCAGGCGGCGCAGCGGCTACAGGCCCGCAGCGGGTGGGGCCAGTGGCCCGCCTGCAGCCGCAAGCTCGGGCTCAGCTGA
- the greA gene encoding transcription elongation factor GreA has translation MSETHLTPKTYERLQAELDDLTSRGRVEIARAIEAARALGDLSENADYHAAKDSQGKMENRIRQLQVLLGSAVIVDGSSADGAVTAGAVVSLRYEGDESVERYLVGSIEERRDDASVVSPGSPLGQALMGHRPGDTVEYKAPGGTLKVTIVDLGG, from the coding sequence GTGAGCGAGACACACCTCACTCCAAAGACCTACGAGCGGCTCCAAGCCGAGCTCGACGACCTGACCAGCCGGGGCCGGGTGGAGATCGCCCGGGCTATCGAGGCGGCCCGGGCCCTGGGGGACCTGTCCGAGAACGCCGACTACCACGCGGCCAAGGACAGCCAGGGAAAGATGGAGAACCGCATCCGTCAGCTCCAGGTCCTCCTCGGCTCTGCGGTCATCGTCGACGGCTCCAGTGCCGACGGCGCTGTCACCGCCGGCGCCGTGGTAAGCCTGCGCTACGAGGGCGACGAGAGCGTCGAGCGCTACCTCGTCGGCTCCATCGAGGAACGCCGGGACGACGCCTCGGTGGTCTCGCCCGGCTCGCCCCTCGGGCAGGCTCTGATGGGGCACCGGCCGGGCGACACCGTGGAGTACAAGGCCCCGGGCGGCACCCTCAAGGTCACCATCGTCGACCTCGGCGGCTGA
- the leuC gene encoding 3-isopropylmalate dehydratase large subunit: MAKTLSEKVWDRHVVRAAEGEPDLLYVDLHLVHEVTSPQAFDGLRLAERPVRRPDLTLATADHNVPTLDIDRPVADPISARQLEVLAANCEEFGITLYPMGDANQGIVHVIGPEQGITQPGMTIVCGDSHTSTHGAFGALAFGIGTSEVEHVLATQTLPQPRPGTMAVRVEGVLPSGVVAKDVILGIIGLIGTGGGIGHVIEYQGSAIRSLSMEGRMTVCNMSIEAGARAGMIAPDDTTFAYLDGRRHAPEGPAWESALDDWRSLASDPGAPFDRVVDIDAASLMPHVSWGTNPAQVAAIDGAVPDPQSYSRPAEQESAARALGYMGLTAGTPLRDIAVDTVFIGSCTNARLEDLRAAASVLDGRRVRDGMRALVVPGSRRVKADAEAEGLDRVFSAAGFEWREAGCSMCLAMNPDKLSPGERCASTSNRNFEGRQGRGGRTHLVSPAVAAATAVAGHFATPNDLS; the protein is encoded by the coding sequence GTGGCAAAGACGCTGAGCGAGAAGGTCTGGGACCGCCACGTGGTGCGGGCGGCCGAAGGAGAGCCCGACCTGCTGTACGTCGACCTGCACCTGGTGCACGAGGTGACGTCGCCACAGGCGTTCGACGGGCTGCGGCTCGCGGAGCGACCCGTCCGCCGCCCGGACCTGACGCTGGCGACAGCCGACCACAACGTGCCGACGCTCGACATCGACCGTCCCGTCGCCGACCCCATCTCCGCCCGTCAACTCGAGGTGCTGGCCGCCAACTGCGAGGAGTTCGGGATCACGCTGTACCCGATGGGCGACGCCAACCAGGGCATCGTCCACGTCATCGGTCCCGAGCAGGGCATCACCCAACCGGGCATGACGATCGTGTGCGGCGACAGCCACACCTCGACGCACGGCGCCTTCGGCGCGCTGGCCTTCGGCATCGGGACCAGCGAGGTCGAGCACGTGCTCGCCACCCAGACGCTCCCCCAGCCCCGCCCGGGGACCATGGCCGTGAGAGTTGAGGGCGTCCTGCCCTCCGGCGTCGTCGCCAAGGACGTCATCCTCGGCATCATCGGCCTCATCGGCACGGGGGGCGGCATCGGCCACGTCATCGAGTACCAGGGGTCGGCCATCCGCTCGCTATCGATGGAGGGGCGCATGACGGTGTGCAACATGAGCATCGAAGCGGGCGCCCGGGCGGGGATGATCGCCCCCGACGACACGACCTTCGCCTACCTGGACGGTCGCCGCCACGCGCCCGAGGGACCAGCCTGGGAGTCCGCCCTCGACGACTGGCGCAGCCTGGCCAGCGACCCCGGCGCCCCCTTCGATCGCGTGGTGGACATCGACGCCGCCTCCCTCATGCCCCACGTGTCCTGGGGGACCAACCCCGCCCAGGTGGCAGCCATCGACGGCGCCGTTCCCGACCCGCAGAGCTACTCGCGACCAGCCGAGCAGGAGTCGGCGGCTCGGGCCCTCGGCTACATGGGCCTCACGGCGGGAACCCCCCTCAGAGATATTGCCGTGGACACCGTGTTCATCGGATCGTGCACCAACGCCCGTCTCGAGGACCTACGCGCCGCCGCCTCGGTGCTGGACGGGCGCCGCGTGCGCGACGGGATGCGGGCCCTGGTCGTGCCCGGCTCCCGGCGGGTCAAGGCCGACGCCGAGGCCGAAGGCCTGGACCGGGTCTTCTCCGCCGCCGGGTTCGAGTGGCGCGAGGCGGGATGCTCGATGTGCCTGGCCATGAACCCCGACAAGCTCAGCCCGGGCGAGCGGTGCGCCTCGACGTCCAACCGCAACTTCGAGGGCCGTCAGGGTCGGGGCGGGCGCACCCATCTGGTCTCACCGGCCGTGGCCGCGGCCACGGCGGTGGCCGGCCACTTCGCCACCCCGAACGACCTCAGCTGA
- a CDS encoding MCE family protein: protein MRTGWLTVRPRLRRRSLRGGAAIALLGVLAVVASACSSGGTSSYIVKADFSNGIDLYPSSPVTMLGVNVGTVSSVQNQADHVLVTMRVNDTYRIPAGANAAVVGQSLLGERYVQFSPSYTGGPQLTDGSLIPLSRTTVPVSADEVLAGLKKFLGAINPNGAADLTTNLAQVLGGNGARLNDLIHNAAGTLQLLADKGNDLGQLNGSLAQLTGALDTRTQTITQLIQDYNTVSAVLIQNGGQTLGDTITQLNNASAQVADLLSPNLAGLHDDIGVLTTAARTLDRNLSSLDQANAASVNLFAAAQRAYDPQANWLRLNAQSDPNTTSSLIESRIRDRLSGVCRRLEAKGIRSATLDNCSQVGTHYFDPILNAVPCILNQQSGPGCSPAALFGAGVNAIPGLTPGQRAQTSQGPAPSAASPAPGASSAPPASPSLTVPPLLPPMPNRQSAPGSSGGLLGGL, encoded by the coding sequence ATGCGGACCGGGTGGCTCACCGTGCGCCCCAGGCTTCGTCGCCGCTCTCTGCGGGGCGGGGCGGCGATCGCCCTGCTCGGCGTCCTCGCCGTGGTGGCCAGCGCCTGCTCGTCAGGGGGGACCTCGAGCTACATCGTCAAGGCCGACTTCTCCAACGGAATCGATCTGTACCCCAGCTCGCCGGTGACGATGCTCGGCGTGAACGTGGGCACGGTCAGCTCGGTCCAGAACCAGGCCGACCACGTCCTCGTGACGATGCGGGTGAACGACACCTACCGGATCCCGGCCGGCGCCAACGCCGCTGTCGTCGGTCAGTCCCTGCTCGGCGAGCGCTACGTCCAGTTCTCGCCCTCGTACACGGGTGGGCCTCAGCTGACCGATGGCTCGCTCATCCCGCTGTCCCGGACGACCGTTCCCGTCTCCGCCGACGAGGTCCTCGCCGGGCTCAAGAAGTTCCTGGGGGCCATCAACCCCAACGGAGCGGCCGACCTGACGACGAACCTGGCCCAGGTGCTGGGTGGCAACGGGGCCCGGCTCAACGACCTGATCCACAACGCCGCCGGCACTCTCCAGCTGCTGGCCGACAAGGGCAACGACCTGGGGCAGCTGAACGGCTCCCTCGCCCAGCTGACCGGCGCCCTCGACACGCGGACCCAGACCATCACCCAGCTGATCCAGGACTACAACACCGTCTCGGCCGTCCTCATCCAGAACGGCGGCCAGACCCTCGGCGACACGATCACGCAGCTCAACAACGCCAGCGCCCAGGTCGCCGACCTGCTCTCGCCCAACCTGGCCGGTCTACATGACGACATCGGGGTCCTCACCACGGCGGCCCGCACCCTCGACCGCAACCTCTCCTCACTCGACCAGGCCAACGCGGCCTCCGTCAACCTGTTCGCCGCCGCCCAGCGCGCCTACGACCCCCAGGCCAACTGGCTGCGGCTCAACGCCCAGAGTGACCCCAACACCACCTCGTCGCTGATCGAGTCGCGCATTCGCGACCGCCTGTCCGGAGTTTGCCGGCGGCTGGAGGCCAAGGGCATCAGGAGCGCGACTCTCGACAACTGCAGCCAGGTCGGCACGCACTACTTCGACCCCATTCTGAACGCCGTCCCGTGCATCCTCAACCAGCAGTCGGGGCCCGGCTGCTCGCCGGCGGCGCTGTTCGGGGCCGGTGTCAACGCCATCCCCGGGCTGACTCCCGGCCAGCGCGCTCAGACCTCGCAGGGCCCCGCCCCGTCCGCCGCCTCCCCGGCACCGGGTGCCAGCTCCGCTCCGCCAGCCTCGCCCTCGCTCACCGTGCCCCCGTTACTCCCGCCGATGCCCAATCGTCAGAGCGCGCCCGGCAGCAGCGGCGGTCTGCTGGGGGGTCTGTGA
- a CDS encoding MCE family protein has product MAFVKEPFWRNLNLRRGPKSFTERNPKVIGAIAIVVILAVTAAAIGLNSDIVKDRYPISARFADTAGMQSGDSVLLAGVVVGEVDSVKLAGNAADVKMQINHGVQIPTDSSADVYVETLLGKKDIRIDPGHDWAHLMASGGLISKTTTPTQLLDLQNESAPVLEQSDATSLNKLIQDLASVTQGKQGEVATIADGLNRFLGTVNQRSGTVSNLIDSAKTVTGTLANRDQQLVSIVDNLGIVVNGLAQRKDALSNLLNQSEQMAIQTSALVGANRGKLDSILAELHTDLGIVGSHQNDLAEAVADLGDTVQAYSSIGVSGANSANNPNWANIFTQLPGSAGQDAVFGSCGDFDQALSAILGPDPAEHPNGSFQCTPQPATGPVPAGGPFPASSSPPGPPSPPSGGIPAAGGSSTSGPSANAQSLQDIVGPLTGGH; this is encoded by the coding sequence ATGGCCTTCGTCAAGGAACCGTTCTGGCGCAACCTCAATCTGCGGCGGGGCCCCAAGTCCTTCACCGAGCGCAACCCCAAGGTCATCGGCGCCATCGCCATCGTGGTGATCCTGGCCGTGACCGCCGCCGCCATCGGCCTCAACTCAGACATCGTGAAGGACCGCTATCCGATCTCCGCCCGCTTCGCCGATACCGCAGGCATGCAGTCCGGCGACAGCGTCCTCCTGGCCGGAGTGGTGGTGGGCGAGGTCGACTCGGTCAAGCTGGCCGGCAACGCGGCCGACGTGAAGATGCAGATCAACCACGGCGTGCAGATCCCGACGGACTCCTCAGCCGACGTCTATGTCGAGACCCTGCTGGGCAAGAAGGACATCCGCATCGACCCCGGCCACGACTGGGCCCACCTGATGGCTTCAGGTGGCCTGATCAGCAAGACGACCACCCCGACCCAGCTGCTCGACCTGCAGAACGAGTCCGCTCCCGTGCTCGAGCAGAGCGACGCCACCTCGCTCAACAAGCTGATCCAGGACCTGGCCAGCGTGACCCAGGGCAAGCAGGGCGAGGTCGCCACGATCGCCGACGGGCTCAACCGCTTTCTCGGCACGGTCAACCAGCGCTCGGGCACCGTGAGCAATCTCATCGACTCGGCCAAGACGGTGACCGGCACGCTCGCCAACCGTGACCAGCAGCTGGTGTCGATCGTCGACAACCTGGGCATCGTCGTCAACGGACTGGCTCAACGCAAGGACGCCCTTTCCAACCTGTTGAACCAGAGCGAGCAGATGGCGATCCAGACTTCAGCGCTCGTGGGCGCCAACCGCGGCAAGCTCGACTCGATCCTGGCCGAGCTCCACACCGACCTCGGCATCGTCGGCAGCCACCAGAACGACCTGGCAGAGGCGGTGGCCGACCTCGGTGACACGGTGCAGGCTTACAGCTCGATCGGCGTCTCCGGCGCCAACAGTGCCAACAACCCGAACTGGGCCAACATCTTCACCCAGCTACCCGGGTCCGCCGGACAGGACGCCGTCTTCGGCTCCTGTGGCGACTTCGACCAGGCCCTGAGTGCCATCCTCGGACCCGACCCGGCCGAGCACCCCAACGGCTCGTTCCAGTGCACGCCCCAGCCGGCGACGGGCCCGGTGCCCGCCGGCGGACCCTTCCCCGCGTCGTCGTCGCCGCCCGGTCCGCCCTCGCCACCGTCGGGAGGGATTCCCGCCGCGGGTGGCTCTTCCACGAGCGGTCCGAGCGCCAACGCCCAGTCCCTCCAGGACATCGTGGGCCCGCTCACGGGAGGACACTGA
- a CDS encoding helix-turn-helix domain-containing protein, giving the protein MEESVSGVGVLDKAVAILAALEPRPATLNQLVDTTGLTRATAHRLALALGRHGLVERDVDGRFCLGPRLTELGAAALAGPPLAVTARPALEVLRDRTGESAQLYVAAGEARLCVASLESPHSLRTIVAVGAALPMDRGSAGAVLRDDPRVNRRGWIESVEEREKGVASVSAPVHRGARVVAAVSVSGPVERTTRAPGRRYGVAVVDAARQVEDAAGWTS; this is encoded by the coding sequence ATGGAAGAGAGTGTAAGCGGCGTCGGCGTCCTCGACAAGGCGGTTGCCATCCTCGCCGCCCTCGAGCCTCGGCCGGCGACGCTCAACCAGCTGGTCGACACCACCGGGTTGACCCGGGCGACGGCCCACCGGCTGGCTCTGGCCCTGGGTCGCCACGGCCTGGTGGAGCGCGACGTCGACGGTCGCTTCTGCCTGGGGCCGCGTCTCACCGAGCTGGGGGCGGCGGCCCTGGCCGGCCCACCGCTGGCGGTGACCGCCCGGCCCGCCCTCGAGGTGCTCAGGGACCGCACGGGCGAGAGCGCACAGCTGTACGTGGCCGCGGGTGAGGCCCGACTCTGCGTCGCCTCCCTGGAATCGCCCCACAGCCTGCGCACCATCGTGGCCGTCGGCGCCGCCCTGCCGATGGACCGCGGCTCGGCGGGGGCCGTGCTGCGCGACGATCCCCGCGTCAACCGGCGGGGTTGGATCGAGAGCGTCGAGGAGCGCGAGAAGGGGGTGGCGTCGGTCAGTGCGCCCGTGCATCGGGGCGCGCGCGTGGTGGCGGCCGTCTCGGTGTCGGGCCCGGTGGAACGGACGACCCGGGCGCCAGGGCGGAGGTACGGCGTCGCCGTCGTCGACGCCGCCCGCCAGGTGGAGGACGCGGCCGGCTGGACGTCCTGA